One Microlunatus soli genomic window carries:
- a CDS encoding GntR family transcriptional regulator, protein MRHDLQIAPPVALGVHVTDRLRREIVSGELPSGTHLVEGKLSELFGVSRGPVRDSLRQLEAEGLVESRRRGVYVRGLSLDDIDELYSLRTMLEREALQLAMHRESQDWTAVQRALGEMTEAADRGDVEAFAHADLDYHTAFYRAAGHRRLGDVWGQYKPTFSAMLSVTNAQDARDLHPTLSDHSGLLAALVAQDEPSVMALLAEHIEGSRQRMRRAHGQAIAVARPADRLGLLD, encoded by the coding sequence GTGCGCCACGACCTCCAGATCGCCCCACCGGTAGCGCTGGGTGTGCACGTCACCGATCGACTGCGACGCGAGATCGTGTCCGGCGAGCTGCCGTCAGGGACCCATCTGGTGGAAGGCAAGCTGTCCGAACTGTTCGGTGTCAGTCGTGGCCCGGTCCGTGACTCGCTGCGGCAGCTGGAGGCGGAGGGGCTGGTCGAGTCTCGGCGTCGCGGCGTCTATGTCCGCGGGCTCTCCTTGGATGACATCGACGAGCTGTATTCGCTGCGCACGATGTTGGAACGGGAGGCGCTCCAGCTGGCGATGCACCGCGAGAGCCAGGACTGGACGGCGGTGCAACGAGCGCTCGGCGAGATGACCGAGGCCGCGGATCGCGGTGATGTCGAGGCGTTCGCTCACGCCGACCTCGACTACCACACCGCCTTCTACCGGGCCGCCGGTCACCGCCGCCTGGGCGATGTCTGGGGGCAGTACAAACCGACGTTCTCGGCGATGCTGTCGGTCACCAATGCGCAGGACGCCCGCGACCTGCATCCGACGCTCTCCGATCACTCCGGACTGTTGGCGGCTCTGGTCGCCCAGGACGAACCGTCGGTGATGGCGTTACTGGCCGAGCACATCGAGGGGTCCCGGCAACGGATGCGCCGGGCTCACGGCCAGGCGATCGCCGTAGCACGCCCGGCCGACCGGCTCGGTTTGCTCGACTAG
- a CDS encoding carbohydrate ABC transporter permease, translated as MTISAVRTEIGSDAEVRTEPIRNRPRWTPAKIRLIVVWYLVIAAVSVVAIYPFLMMISTALKDETELAQFPPSLLPGHWQWSNFVAALSATDFARQLANSLIYALGSMVGNIVLCSLAGYAFAKMRFPGRNVIFAGIIALLMVPAQSQIVPVFIVLQHIPLAGGNNLLGMGGSGLLNTYAGLIMPSVATPLGIFLMRQFFSGIPDEYLEAARMDGASHLRIFGSIMIPLCTPAVATLGILSFQSAWNDFVWPLILTSDTRLATLQLGLQLYADGTESETNVLMAASTLTVIPMIILFLAAQRYFVGGLSAGLKG; from the coding sequence ATGACCATCTCCGCGGTGCGCACCGAGATCGGATCCGACGCCGAGGTCCGGACCGAACCGATCCGCAACCGACCGCGCTGGACCCCGGCGAAGATCCGCCTGATCGTCGTCTGGTATCTGGTGATCGCCGCCGTCAGTGTGGTCGCGATCTACCCGTTCCTGATGATGATCTCGACCGCGCTGAAGGATGAGACCGAGCTGGCCCAGTTCCCACCCTCGCTGCTGCCCGGCCACTGGCAATGGTCGAATTTCGTCGCGGCCCTGTCGGCAACCGACTTCGCCCGGCAGCTGGCCAACTCGTTGATCTACGCCCTCGGCTCGATGGTAGGGAACATCGTGCTCTGTTCGCTGGCCGGCTATGCGTTCGCCAAGATGCGGTTCCCGGGACGGAACGTGATCTTCGCCGGCATCATCGCGCTGTTGATGGTGCCGGCTCAGAGCCAGATCGTGCCGGTCTTCATCGTCCTGCAACACATCCCGTTGGCCGGCGGCAACAATCTCCTGGGGATGGGCGGCAGCGGTCTGCTGAACACCTATGCCGGACTGATCATGCCGTCGGTGGCGACCCCGCTGGGGATCTTCCTGATGCGGCAGTTCTTCTCCGGCATCCCCGACGAATACCTCGAAGCCGCCCGGATGGACGGCGCATCGCACCTGCGGATCTTCGGCAGCATCATGATCCCGCTCTGCACGCCGGCCGTTGCCACACTGGGAATTCTCTCCTTCCAGAGTGCCTGGAACGACTTCGTGTGGCCGTTGATCCTCACCTCCGACACCCGGCTGGCGACCCTGCAGCTCGGCCTGCAGCTGTACGCCGACGGCACCGAATCGGAGACCAACGTCCTGATGGCGGCCAGCACGCTGACCGTCATCCCCATGATCATCTTGTTCCTCGCCGCTCAACGCTACTTCGTCGGCGGACTGTCCGCCGGCCTGAAAGGATGA
- a CDS encoding carbohydrate ABC transporter permease, translating to MDGAGPVRTFWSVVLPLLRPVTFYLVVLTVTGSFQVFGSIYIMTQGGPVGTTSTVVYQIFQNAFSYSDFGYSSAMSVVLFVLILAFSVVGARLVNGRQS from the coding sequence ATCGACGGTGCCGGACCGGTCCGGACCTTCTGGTCTGTGGTGCTGCCGTTGCTGCGGCCGGTCACCTTCTATCTGGTGGTGCTGACCGTCACCGGCAGCTTCCAGGTGTTCGGCTCGATCTACATCATGACCCAGGGCGGGCCGGTCGGTACCACCTCGACCGTGGTGTATCAGATCTTTCAGAACGCCTTCTCCTATTCGGACTTCGGCTATTCCTCGGCCATGTCGGTCGTGCTGTTCGTGCTCATCCTGGCGTTCTCCGTGGTGGGCGCGCGGCTGGTCAACGGGAGGCAATCATGA
- a CDS encoding carbohydrate ABC transporter permease, giving the protein MTSLRLIAARRPRRDWIAYAFIAPAVIVLALVVGIPALTTIGFSLTDVTFLRPTSFVGLKNYLTLAGDPVFRQALQNTLYYTVGVTVPTMAIGLGTAMLLNVRYPGRNVFRAILYLPVLISIAAAAMVWIYLYDPDLGPLNGILQGIGLPAPRWLQNPSTAMPALIVMGIWRDYGTSMLLYLAGLQNVPRRSVRRPGSTVPDRSGPSGLWCCRCCGRSPSIWWC; this is encoded by the coding sequence ATGACCTCGCTCCGCCTGATCGCCGCCCGTCGCCCTCGACGCGACTGGATCGCCTACGCCTTCATCGCGCCCGCGGTGATCGTGCTGGCCCTCGTGGTCGGGATCCCGGCCCTCACCACGATCGGCTTCAGCCTCACCGACGTCACCTTCCTGCGGCCGACATCCTTCGTCGGGTTGAAGAACTACCTGACTTTGGCCGGCGACCCGGTGTTCCGCCAGGCCCTGCAGAACACGCTCTACTACACCGTCGGCGTCACGGTGCCGACGATGGCGATCGGTCTCGGCACAGCGATGCTGCTCAACGTGCGATATCCGGGACGTAACGTGTTCCGCGCCATCCTGTATCTCCCGGTACTGATCTCCATCGCCGCCGCGGCGATGGTCTGGATCTACCTGTACGATCCTGATCTTGGTCCGCTGAACGGCATCCTGCAGGGGATCGGGCTGCCTGCTCCGCGGTGGCTGCAGAATCCGTCGACGGCGATGCCGGCGTTGATCGTGATGGGCATCTGGCGGGACTACGGAACCTCGATGCTGCTCTACCTGGCCGGGCTGCAGAACGTCCCGAGGAGGTCCGTGAGGCGGCCCGGATCGACGGTGCCGGACCGGTCCGGACCTTCTGGTCTGTGGTGCTGCCGTTGCTGCGGCCGGTCACCTTCTATCTGGTGGTGCTGA
- a CDS encoding extracellular solute-binding protein, producing MSRRSFVGSTIALGAAAASGGLLAGCSSGGGPVREVSFWSQLAGSKREAGEALGEAFAAAHPRVRVRESLYGSPDQLNQKLLTGIIGGTLPDLFIQHWDYSLIYASGDRLADLSGLVPNASRLTDRFANYSRLGGKLVSAPLYGTSRALTINVDIAAEAGLDVDRPPTDWDELRGWAKELTRWDGDKLLRAGLHLYANDLELYEAFTLFVQGAGGRVLTEDGTDVAFDSDAGVAAVEFMAQLVIKDRVTVPGFGIGDSSSAPFPSGRAGFAINGNYGLTSAKKGKINVAVALMPCRDGGYTSMIDPFAFAIPAKAASRQGAARFIDFALSEEQQIRFAAVSRNIPATATAAASPAIKKDKLLARFVEAADHAPEHGPVTPAETRMIPVIARSVADVFYRRSTPATAVRSAAAKIRPFVQVRS from the coding sequence ATGTCCCGTCGATCATTCGTCGGGTCGACCATTGCCCTCGGCGCCGCAGCCGCCAGTGGCGGTCTCCTCGCCGGATGCTCGTCCGGCGGTGGACCGGTGCGCGAGGTGTCGTTCTGGTCCCAATTGGCCGGCAGCAAACGGGAGGCCGGCGAAGCACTCGGCGAGGCGTTCGCCGCCGCCCATCCACGGGTCCGGGTCCGGGAATCGTTGTACGGCAGTCCCGATCAGCTCAACCAGAAGCTGTTGACCGGCATCATCGGCGGCACGTTGCCGGACCTGTTCATCCAGCACTGGGACTACTCACTGATCTACGCCTCCGGTGACCGGTTGGCCGACCTGTCCGGTCTGGTGCCCAACGCGAGCCGACTGACCGACCGATTCGCCAACTACTCCCGGCTGGGTGGGAAGTTGGTCTCCGCGCCGCTGTACGGCACGTCGCGGGCGTTGACGATCAACGTCGACATCGCGGCCGAGGCCGGACTGGATGTCGACCGTCCGCCGACCGACTGGGATGAGCTACGGGGCTGGGCGAAGGAACTGACGCGCTGGGACGGTGACAAGCTGCTCCGGGCCGGTTTGCATCTGTATGCCAACGATCTCGAGCTCTACGAGGCGTTCACGCTGTTCGTCCAGGGCGCCGGCGGCAGGGTGCTGACCGAGGACGGCACCGACGTCGCCTTCGACTCCGACGCCGGCGTGGCCGCCGTCGAGTTCATGGCTCAACTGGTGATCAAGGACCGAGTGACCGTCCCCGGGTTCGGGATCGGCGACAGCTCGTCGGCTCCGTTCCCGTCCGGCCGTGCCGGATTCGCCATCAACGGCAACTACGGGTTGACCTCGGCCAAGAAGGGCAAGATCAACGTTGCGGTAGCTCTGATGCCGTGCCGGGACGGCGGATACACGTCGATGATCGATCCTTTCGCCTTTGCCATCCCGGCCAAGGCCGCGTCCAGACAGGGAGCCGCACGGTTCATCGACTTCGCACTGTCGGAGGAGCAACAGATCCGCTTCGCAGCCGTCAGTCGCAACATCCCGGCGACCGCCACCGCAGCCGCGTCCCCGGCGATCAAGAAGGACAAGCTGCTGGCCCGGTTCGTCGAGGCCGCCGATCACGCGCCCGAGCACGGCCCGGTGACGCCGGCCGAGACCCGGATGATCCCGGTCATCGCACGATCGGTGGCCGATGTGTTCTACCGACGGTCGACCCCGGCCACCGCCGTCCGCTCTGCCGCCGCCAAGATCCGTCCCTTCGTCCAGGTCAGGAGTTGA